One Nostoc sp. UHCC 0302 DNA window includes the following coding sequences:
- a CDS encoding TIGR04168 family protein, translating into MTSQKTQSRTLKIAVIGDVHDQWEVEDGIALKHLGVDLVLFVGDFGNESVEVVRAIASLEIPKAAVMGNHDAWYSATEWGRKKCPYDRSKEDWVQEQLDLLGPAHVGYGKLDFPAWELTVVGGRPFTWGGPEWRFAEICHERYGVTSLEESADLIVKAVKSAAYKTVIFLGHNGPSGLGDRPEDPCGKDWHPIGGDFGDPDLGEAISQALTAGKTIPLVTFGHMHRTLRHTKQVLRKPVFRSPEGIIYLNAATVPRIVENDDHKLRNFSIVSLEGGAVEQVSLVWVGNDFQVASEEILYERSPSVVQPV; encoded by the coding sequence ATGACCAGTCAGAAAACTCAATCAAGAACCCTCAAAATTGCTGTAATTGGAGATGTTCACGACCAATGGGAAGTGGAAGATGGCATTGCACTCAAGCATTTGGGTGTTGACTTAGTGCTGTTTGTCGGGGATTTTGGCAATGAGTCGGTGGAAGTGGTAAGAGCGATCGCATCCCTAGAGATTCCCAAGGCAGCGGTGATGGGAAACCACGATGCATGGTACTCTGCCACGGAATGGGGGCGTAAGAAATGTCCCTACGACCGCTCTAAGGAAGACTGGGTACAGGAACAGCTCGATTTATTAGGCCCAGCTCATGTAGGTTACGGTAAGTTGGATTTTCCGGCTTGGGAATTAACTGTAGTGGGGGGTCGTCCCTTTACTTGGGGTGGCCCGGAGTGGAGATTTGCAGAAATCTGTCACGAACGTTATGGTGTCACAAGTTTGGAAGAGTCTGCCGACTTAATCGTTAAAGCAGTCAAAAGTGCTGCTTATAAGACGGTTATTTTTCTGGGTCACAATGGGCCTAGTGGCTTAGGCGATCGCCCAGAAGATCCCTGCGGCAAAGACTGGCATCCTATCGGCGGTGACTTTGGCGATCCAGATTTGGGTGAGGCGATTTCTCAGGCTCTGACTGCGGGTAAAACGATTCCTCTGGTGACATTTGGTCATATGCACCGAACTCTGCGGCACACTAAGCAGGTGCTACGAAAGCCAGTTTTTAGAAGTCCAGAGGGAATAATTTACTTGAATGCGGCAACTGTACCAAGGATTGTGGAAAATGACGACCATAAACTGCGGAATTTTTCCATTGTCTCCCTAGAGGGGGGTGCAGTTGAGCAAGTCTCCCTAGTTTGGGTTGGCAATGATTTTCAGGTGGCGTCAGAGGAAATTTTGTATGAGCGATCGCCTTCAGTAGTGCAACCTGTGTAG
- a CDS encoding four helix bundle protein produces the protein MPTYLVKLCQFLDDKPGVARTLSQQLLRSGTSIGANVEEAQAAQSKADFLSKLMIALKESRETRYWLRLLIASEIVPQEKISQLQTEAKELTKILGAIIVSTKGST, from the coding sequence GTGCCTACCTACTTAGTAAAATTGTGCCAGTTTTTAGATGACAAACCAGGAGTAGCACGAACCCTTTCTCAACAGTTGTTAAGGTCAGGAACATCGATTGGAGCTAATGTTGAAGAAGCACAAGCTGCTCAAAGCAAAGCAGATTTTCTCAGCAAGCTCATGATTGCACTAAAAGAATCCCGTGAAACTCGGTATTGGTTAAGATTGCTTATTGCATCCGAGATAGTACCTCAAGAAAAAATTAGTCAACTCCAAACCGAAGCCAAAGAACTAACAAAAATTCTTGGTGCTATCATTGTCTCCACCAAAGGCTCTACCTAA